Proteins encoded by one window of Kribbella flavida DSM 17836:
- a CDS encoding VOC family protein, which produces MAAAVHHVEIWVPDLSRAVSSWGWILGRLGWKDGDGWPGGQTWTSPDGSYLVVEQSPAMTATEHDRLRPGMNHLALNASDRAEVDGIVAEAAGHGWTLMFADRHPYAGGPQHYAAFLHNEDGYQLEIVAPN; this is translated from the coding sequence ATGGCCGCCGCGGTGCACCACGTCGAGATCTGGGTCCCGGACCTGTCCCGGGCAGTGAGCAGCTGGGGCTGGATCCTCGGCCGGCTGGGCTGGAAGGACGGTGACGGCTGGCCCGGAGGCCAGACCTGGACCAGCCCCGACGGCAGCTATCTGGTCGTCGAGCAAAGCCCCGCCATGACGGCCACCGAGCACGACCGGCTGCGGCCGGGCATGAACCATCTCGCGCTGAACGCGAGCGACCGGGCCGAGGTCGACGGGATCGTTGCCGAGGCCGCCGGGCACGGCTGGACGCTGATGTTCGCCGACCGCCACCCGTACGCCGGTGGGCCGCAGCATTACGCCGCGTTCCTGCACAACGAGGACGGCTACCAGCTCGAGATCGTCGCACCCAACTGA